A genomic region of Microcoleus sp. FACHB-831 contains the following coding sequences:
- a CDS encoding ABC transporter ATP-binding protein → MESIKKTSISPLKLLTSNSKPKTPIRDNFLTIKDVTKVYPTKKGSYTVLDGVNLNVAEGEFICLIGHSGCGKSTLLNMVSGFATPTDGEVRLKDKRITAPGPDRMVVFQNYALLPWLTAFENVYLGVKSVYPNKSKAEKEEIVREHLAMVGLAEAANKKPKQLSGGMKQRVSIARALAMRPQVLILDEPFGALDAITKEELQEELLKIWNEFRITVLMITHDIDEALFLADRLVMMTNGPAAKIGEIIDIPFPRPRDRTRVMEDPEYYRLRNYALDYLYNRFAHDDD, encoded by the coding sequence ATGGAATCTATCAAAAAGACTTCAATCTCACCTCTGAAACTCCTAACCTCAAACTCGAAACCTAAAACTCCTATTCGCGATAATTTCCTAACAATTAAGGATGTCACTAAAGTCTATCCAACAAAAAAAGGCTCTTACACCGTACTTGATGGCGTTAACCTCAACGTTGCTGAAGGCGAGTTTATCTGCTTAATCGGTCACTCTGGCTGCGGTAAATCTACCTTGCTGAATATGGTGTCGGGTTTCGCGACACCAACTGATGGAGAGGTGCGGCTGAAAGATAAGCGTATCACCGCACCTGGGCCGGATCGTATGGTGGTGTTCCAAAACTATGCTTTGCTGCCTTGGCTGACGGCGTTTGAGAATGTCTATCTGGGGGTAAAATCGGTTTATCCTAACAAATCTAAAGCGGAAAAAGAGGAAATAGTCCGCGAACATTTAGCAATGGTGGGACTGGCGGAAGCTGCTAACAAAAAACCTAAGCAACTTTCTGGCGGGATGAAGCAGCGAGTTTCTATTGCGCGTGCGTTAGCAATGCGTCCCCAAGTATTAATTTTGGATGAGCCTTTTGGTGCGCTGGATGCTATTACTAAGGAGGAGTTGCAAGAGGAACTGCTGAAAATCTGGAATGAGTTTCGCATTACCGTCTTGATGATTACTCACGATATTGACGAAGCGCTGTTTTTGGCAGACCGATTGGTGATGATGACAAATGGACCTGCGGCTAAGATTGGTGAAATAATTGATATTCCGTTTCCGCGTCCCCGCGATCGCACCCGCGTTATGGAAGACCCGGAATACTACAGGCTACGCAACTATGCCTTAGACTATCTCTACAATCGTTTTGCCCACGACGATGATTAA
- a CDS encoding nitrate ABC transporter ATP-binding protein (This model describes the ATP binding subunits of ATP-binding cassette (ABC) transporters for nitrate transport, or for bicarbonate transport, in bacteria and archaea.) — MSVFVDVDRIDKVYSLANGGSYVALKNISLEIKKGEFISLIGHSGCGKSTLLNIVAGLDGATEGGVVLEGKKVTEPGPDRMVVFQNYSLLPWKTVRQNIALAVERVMRDLSPKERKEIVEHHIDMVGLRIHADKQPGQLSGGMKQRVAIARALAIRPQLLLLDEPFGALDALTRGGLQEKLMQICEETHITAIMVTHDVDEALLLSDRIVMLTNGPESNIGQIMEVDIPRPRQRMEVVNHPSYYSMRSEIIYFLNRQKQAKKRQAKPKGAIARNGLEKVNIEIGFVPLSACAPLVVAKERGFFAKHGLEQVTLVREPSWRGITDDITAGHLDAAQMPAGMPLWLTLGGNEGKAVPVVSSLTMTRNGNAITLAKRFYNQGVFSLTDFKDALLKSPDQPHTLGMVHPSSMHNLLLRYWLASGGIDPDRDVKLTVIPPAQMISNLEAGNIDGYCVGEPWNIRAADEKIGYTIATDLEIWLGHPGKVLGVREDWALAYPKTHIALVKALLEACRYCGDENNAQDIRQMLSRPEYVGVDEKYLHLGDPNPYVCNLEQHREYAHHQFFGEGVNRPIRTEHLWMMTQMARWDKIPFPRNWLEIIERMCRVDVFSTAARELGLLDITYTRGPIQLFDGSTFNADDPISYLNSLEIKRNVRYEEVVIDGSTTKVA; from the coding sequence ATGTCTGTATTTGTTGATGTAGATCGGATTGACAAAGTTTATTCCCTAGCTAATGGCGGCAGCTATGTCGCACTGAAGAATATTTCGCTAGAAATCAAAAAAGGCGAATTTATCTCTTTGATCGGTCACTCTGGTTGTGGCAAATCAACCTTACTAAATATCGTCGCTGGTTTAGATGGAGCGACCGAAGGAGGCGTGGTTTTAGAGGGGAAAAAAGTTACAGAACCGGGGCCAGACCGGATGGTGGTATTCCAAAATTACTCGCTCTTGCCTTGGAAAACAGTGCGTCAAAATATCGCCCTAGCTGTGGAGCGGGTGATGCGAGATTTATCCCCTAAAGAGCGCAAAGAAATTGTAGAACACCACATCGATATGGTGGGGTTGCGAATTCATGCTGATAAGCAACCGGGGCAGCTTTCGGGGGGGATGAAACAACGGGTAGCGATCGCCCGCGCCCTCGCCATTCGTCCCCAGTTACTACTACTAGATGAACCCTTCGGCGCACTTGATGCCTTGACGCGGGGCGGTTTGCAAGAAAAGCTCATGCAAATCTGCGAAGAAACCCACATCACCGCGATCATGGTGACGCACGATGTCGATGAAGCACTGCTGCTGTCTGACAGAATCGTAATGCTCACCAATGGCCCAGAATCTAATATTGGGCAAATCATGGAAGTAGATATTCCGCGTCCCCGCCAGCGCATGGAAGTAGTGAATCATCCAAGCTACTACAGCATGCGAAGCGAGATCATCTACTTCCTGAATAGGCAGAAACAAGCTAAGAAACGCCAAGCCAAACCCAAAGGAGCGATCGCCCGCAACGGTCTAGAAAAAGTCAATATCGAAATTGGCTTCGTCCCTCTCAGCGCTTGCGCCCCCTTAGTCGTAGCCAAAGAACGCGGCTTCTTTGCCAAGCACGGTCTAGAACAAGTCACCCTCGTGCGCGAACCTTCTTGGCGCGGCATCACCGACGACATTACAGCAGGCCACTTAGACGCAGCGCAAATGCCAGCCGGAATGCCTCTGTGGTTGACGCTAGGCGGAAACGAAGGTAAAGCCGTTCCCGTTGTTAGTTCCCTGACGATGACTCGCAACGGCAATGCCATCACCCTGGCGAAACGCTTTTACAACCAAGGCGTATTCTCCTTAACAGACTTCAAAGATGCTTTGCTGAAATCGCCAGATCAACCGCACACCTTGGGTATGGTACATCCATCTTCCATGCACAATCTGCTGTTGCGTTACTGGCTAGCCTCCGGTGGCATTGACCCGGATCGGGATGTTAAGTTGACAGTCATCCCTCCCGCCCAAATGATATCGAATTTGGAAGCTGGAAACATTGATGGTTACTGCGTCGGCGAACCCTGGAACATCCGCGCCGCTGACGAAAAAATCGGCTATACCATTGCCACCGACTTAGAGATTTGGCTGGGACATCCAGGGAAAGTGCTGGGAGTAAGAGAAGATTGGGCTTTAGCTTATCCCAAAACCCATATAGCCTTAGTCAAAGCGCTTCTAGAAGCTTGCCGCTACTGTGGGGACGAAAACAACGCGCAAGATATTCGCCAGATGTTGAGCCGACCAGAGTATGTGGGTGTTGATGAGAAATACCTCCACTTGGGCGACCCCAACCCTTACGTCTGTAACTTAGAACAGCATCGCGAGTATGCCCATCACCAATTCTTCGGCGAAGGCGTAAATCGTCCCATTCGTACCGAACACCTGTGGATGATGACTCAGATGGCTCGTTGGGACAAGATACCCTTCCCCCGAAACTGGTTGGAAATCATCGAACGGATGTGTCGAGTTGATGTGTTCAGCACGGCGGCGCGAGAACTCGGCCTTTTGGATATTACTTACACTCGCGGGCCAATTCAATTGTTTGACGGCAGCACCTTCAACGCCGACGACCCCATCAGCTATCTCAACAGTTTGGAAATCAAGCGTAATGTCCGTTACGAGGAAGTTGTCATCGACGGAAGCACAACTAAAGTCGCCTAA
- the ntrB gene encoding nitrate ABC transporter permease encodes MAIAANRSGFSSLLTNKKTRKIVAPIIALGVFLLLWQIFTLLNTGGTLPGPLTVLIETWELILNPFFDNGATDKGLFWQIIASLQRVALGYSLAAIVGIAIGILVGTNEFLYDAVDPLFQVLRTIPPLAWLPISLAAFQQSDPSAIFVIFITAIWPIILNTTVGVQQIPQDYKNVARVLRLSRQEYFYQIVFPASVPYIFTGLRIGIGLSWLAIVAAEMLIGGVGIGFFIWDAYNSGFVSEIILALIWVGVVGLLLDRLVGFVASKVIPEEQK; translated from the coding sequence ATGGCGATCGCTGCGAATCGTTCAGGTTTCTCATCCCTATTGACAAATAAGAAAACGCGCAAAATAGTAGCCCCCATAATTGCTCTTGGCGTCTTTCTTTTACTGTGGCAGATATTTACTTTACTCAATACAGGCGGAACCTTACCAGGGCCGCTCACAGTTTTGATAGAAACTTGGGAACTAATTCTCAATCCTTTCTTTGACAACGGTGCGACAGATAAAGGCTTATTTTGGCAAATAATAGCCAGCTTGCAACGGGTTGCCTTGGGATACTCTCTGGCTGCAATTGTTGGTATTGCAATCGGTATTTTAGTCGGCACAAATGAATTTTTGTACGATGCCGTAGATCCACTTTTCCAAGTGCTGCGTACCATTCCACCCTTAGCCTGGTTGCCCATTTCTCTGGCAGCATTCCAACAATCTGACCCCTCTGCAATCTTCGTTATTTTCATCACCGCCATTTGGCCGATTATCCTCAACACAACTGTAGGCGTGCAGCAGATTCCCCAAGATTATAAAAACGTCGCTAGGGTGTTGCGCCTCAGCCGTCAGGAGTATTTCTATCAAATTGTCTTCCCGGCTTCTGTTCCTTATATATTCACTGGTTTGAGAATTGGGATTGGCTTGTCATGGCTGGCAATTGTTGCTGCTGAGATGCTGATTGGTGGTGTAGGAATTGGCTTCTTTATCTGGGATGCATACAACAGCGGCTTTGTGAGTGAAATTATCCTAGCTCTAATCTGGGTTGGCGTTGTCGGACTCTTGCTAGATCGTCTGGTGGGATTTGTTGCCAGCAAAGTTATTCCAGAAGAACAGAAATAG
- a CDS encoding CmpA/NrtA family ABC transporter substrate-binding protein: protein MTKPSAPFTRRKFLLTAGATTLGAVLLKGCTQSNASNPQTSNIAGVIDQGSGQSARIGFVGQTDAAPLIIAQAKGFFAKHGVPDVKLLKQPSWGVTRDNLELGSAGGGLDGAMVLSPLPYQMSLGTVTKGKKQIPMYIVARLNIDGQGISVSNAHKDIDVSLDTSKLKAKADQAKADKKPLRFGMTFKGGTSDTMLRYWLASGGIDPDKDVSVLVVPGPQLVSNVRVGNLDGFCVGDPWNERLVREKLGYTAIVTGEFWKNHPEKALSFRADWMDKNPQTAKGILKAVLEAQQWCDNMENREELCKILAQRKWAKVKVDYIEDRLKGKVNYGNDRQIVENSPYLMRYWNDNASYPYQSHDLWFLTENIRWGNLPPTLDTKAIIKAVNREDLWREAAKEIGVAAADIPISPSKGIETFFDGVTFDPENPQAYLDSLKIKNIKQV, encoded by the coding sequence ATGACCAAGCCTTCAGCCCCATTTACCAGACGCAAATTTCTACTCACCGCTGGCGCAACAACACTCGGAGCAGTACTCTTAAAAGGCTGTACCCAGAGCAACGCCAGCAATCCGCAGACCAGTAACATAGCAGGCGTTATTGACCAAGGCTCTGGACAGAGTGCAAGAATCGGCTTTGTCGGTCAAACCGACGCTGCGCCGCTGATTATTGCCCAAGCCAAAGGCTTCTTTGCCAAGCACGGAGTCCCCGATGTCAAATTGCTAAAGCAACCATCTTGGGGTGTAACGCGGGATAACTTAGAACTTGGTTCAGCTGGTGGTGGGCTGGATGGTGCAATGGTTCTCTCCCCCCTGCCTTACCAAATGTCCCTCGGCACCGTCACCAAAGGCAAAAAACAGATCCCCATGTACATTGTGGCGCGGCTGAATATTGACGGACAGGGAATTTCCGTATCCAACGCCCACAAAGATATAGATGTCAGCCTGGACACCTCAAAATTAAAGGCAAAAGCCGACCAAGCAAAAGCAGATAAAAAACCCCTGCGGTTTGGGATGACCTTCAAAGGTGGCACCAGCGACACCATGCTGCGCTATTGGTTAGCCTCCGGTGGCATAGATCCCGATAAAGATGTCTCAGTTCTGGTAGTACCAGGCCCTCAACTGGTATCCAACGTCAGAGTAGGCAACCTGGATGGCTTCTGCGTAGGCGACCCTTGGAACGAACGCTTAGTTAGGGAAAAACTCGGCTACACCGCCATTGTCACAGGTGAGTTTTGGAAAAACCATCCTGAAAAAGCCCTAAGCTTCCGCGCTGATTGGATGGACAAAAATCCTCAGACTGCCAAAGGAATTCTCAAGGCAGTATTAGAAGCGCAACAGTGGTGCGACAACATGGAAAACCGCGAGGAATTGTGCAAAATTCTCGCACAGCGGAAATGGGCGAAAGTGAAAGTAGACTATATCGAAGATCGGCTCAAGGGTAAAGTTAACTATGGCAACGATCGCCAGATTGTAGAAAACAGCCCTTACCTGATGCGCTACTGGAATGATAACGCTTCATATCCTTACCAAAGTCACGATTTGTGGTTCTTAACTGAAAACATTCGCTGGGGCAATCTGCCACCGACTCTCGACACCAAGGCAATCATTAAAGCCGTCAACCGCGAAGATTTGTGGCGAGAAGCTGCTAAAGAAATAGGCGTCGCTGCGGCTGACATCCCCATCAGCCCATCGAAGGGAATAGAAACCTTCTTTGATGGTGTCACCTTCGATCCAGAAAATCCACAGGCTTACTTGGATAGCCTCAAGATTAAGAACATCAAGCAAGTGTAG
- a CDS encoding response regulator, with product MPKPAILCVDDEVVVLESLEIELQKAFGNTYVGEFAESADEALEIIEELVEDKVDILVIVSDWLMPGMKGDEFFILIHKNYPQIITIMLTGQADAEAIERTISQAKLHAYLPKPWNNSELIEAIKSGLAKLSINL from the coding sequence ATGCCTAAACCAGCAATTTTGTGTGTTGATGATGAAGTAGTGGTGTTGGAAAGTCTGGAGATAGAACTCCAAAAAGCCTTTGGTAATACTTATGTTGGTGAGTTTGCTGAAAGCGCTGACGAAGCTTTAGAAATTATTGAAGAATTAGTTGAAGATAAGGTAGACATCCTAGTAATTGTCTCTGATTGGTTGATGCCGGGAATGAAGGGAGATGAATTTTTCATCCTCATTCATAAAAACTATCCCCAAATTATTACAATTATGCTGACAGGACAAGCTGACGCAGAAGCTATTGAAAGAACCATATCTCAAGCTAAATTACACGCCTACTTACCCAAGCCTTGGAATAATAGTGAGTTGATTGAAGCTATTAAATCAGGTTTGGCAAAATTATCAATAAACCTGTAA